TGCTAGTGATTATATGGCTACCATTAGCACTGCGATTGGCAAATGGTTCTAGCATTATTGCTTGGGCAATGGTGGCAGTGCTATTAGCTATTCTACCAGCACTAATGGTCTGGCTTACCTACAGACGTTAACTCAATGACTGTTGAAGTTTTGGACGATCACCCCGAACCGATTACTAGTGCCCAACGAGCCTATCAAGCTTCCCTAAAGTTGGGGATCACAAAGGGGGCAGACCGGAGTCGTGCAGTATTGGCGATGGCACAGGCGCTTGAGCGCTCATTTGACGACATTCTCGAAGCCAATACCTTGGATTTAGAAGCCAGTCGAGAAATGGCAGTGCCAGAGTTGATATTGGACTGGCTAAAGCTGACTCCCACAAGGCTGGAGATGACAGTAGACATTTTACAACGGTTGGGGGAATTATCAGATCCGCTGCGACGCGTCAGAACTGCTGACTATCAACTGGGAGATTCCCAGAGTTACACCCAGTTAATGCCCTTGGGAGTGATTGGATTTATTTATGAAGCTTTTCCCGATTTAGGAGCGATCGCAGCGGGTTTTTGTATTAAAACTGGCAATAGTATAATTCTCAAAGGTAGTACTGAAGCTAGTCATTCTAACGCCGCCATCGCTGAGGCACTGCAAAATGCGATCGCCGAAGTTGGACTACCATCAGGTTGTGTAGAACTGATCACAGCCGAACATGGTGCTTCAATTCGGGATTTAGTTACCCAAGATGAGTACGTGAATTTGGTGATTCCCTACGGACGTTCTAGTTTGGTGCAACAGGTAGTACGACAGTCTACTTGCCCAGTTTTAAAGTCAGCAATGGGTAACTGTTATCTCTACTGGTCGCCCAATAGCAGCTTAGAAATGGTGCGCTGGATGATTCTTGATAGCCATCAAAGTGAACCCGATCAAGTCAACGCCATTGAAAAGGTACTAGTTCATCGTCAAGCCTTACCATCATCCTTAGCAGTTTTGTGGAACAGCTTGATAGAAAAAGGCTTTGAAATTAAAGGGGATGCCGAACTGGTACAAGCCTTTCCCCAATTACAACTGGTGAAAGAGGGCGAATGGGGAAACCCTTATTTAACTAGGACAGTAGCATTTAAATTGGTGGATAGCTTAGAGACTGCGATCGCCTGGATTAATGAACACAGCAGTGGTCATGCCGACTCTATTGTTACTGAATCTTACCAGGAAAGTCGGCAGTTTGCTTTGGGAGTTAATAGTGCCTCTACCTACATCAACACTTCCCCGCGTTTTTCCCGCAACCCCTCGCGGGGAGATTCAGTATTTCTTGGTATGTCTAATCAAAAAGGTCATCGGCGGGGATTTATCAGCCTGGAAACCTTGACTACCGTCAAGCACATTGTTCAGGGAAATGGCAGGTTTTAAATAATTCGTAATTACGCTCTCTACGATCTGGTGCGCGTAGTTTGCTTCTCTGTAGAAGTACGAATACTCGCTAACGTAATTCGTAATATTTTTCAAAATCTTTGAGCTTGCATTATAAGTAATCAATAAGCTGATACTATCAATAATTAGCTTGCTCAATCCAAAACCTTGTCTACAAAGGCTTGTATTTCACCAGGCAAATATTTTAGGACTTGTGTATAGACTGTAGATAAACTCTCAGGGAAATAAAGCATAGCTTTAGCTCTTTGGGGTTGTGAGGTTTTAAATTTAACAAAATCTTAATTTCTACTTGATCCTGGCTTGGTAGGTTCCTTGTATTTGGTTGAGCAGCAATTAGGAGACAAGTTAAATCAAGCCTTTTTTGTGCTTTTCGCAACTGACCCTCCTAAAATTTGCCAACTGTATTTACATCTGGGAAGGGGTGAATATGGAACTTATGGATGGTACACGCCTGCTAGTAAATCGGTGCGGAAGGCGGAATTTTTTGTTGGGTGCAGGATTCTTAACGGGGTTAACAGTAGCTAGCCAATTGCATCCAGTATTGGCTACCCCAAGGTTTTCTGGCTATCCGTTTAGTCTTGGGGTTGCCTCTGGCGATCCTTTGCCGGATGCTGTTGTTATCTGGACACGACTAGCTCCAAATCCACTCTCTGGAGGTGGAATGCCATTGATAAATGTGCCAGTGCAGTGGCAAGTCGCCCTTGATGAAAATATGAGACAGGTAGTGCAGCGAGGAACAGCACTGGCGACACCAGAGTTAGCCCACTCAGTCCACGTTGATGTCTGTGGGCTAAACCCTAATCGATGGTACTGGTATCAATTTAAAGTGGGTAGCGAAGTTAGCCCCATTGGGCGGACTCGCACAGCCCCAGCATCTTATAGTTATACCCAACAACTGAACTTTGCTTTTGTCTCCTGTCAAGACTGGCAAAATGGCTACTATACGGCTTATCGGCATTTGGCTGAGGAAAATCTCGACCTTGTAGTTCATTTGGGTGATTACATCTATGAATACGGGCCACTGCCCGGTGGCCCACGTCAGCATAATAGTCCAGAAATCATCACTCTTTCCGACTACCGTAATCGTTACGCTCTATACAGAACAGACCAGAGTCTCCAAGCTGCTCATGCGGCTTTTCCCTGGATTGTCACTTGGGATGATCACGAAGTTGATAATAACTACGCCAACTTAAGCCCCGAAGACAATCAAACCCAAGAGGCTTTTAGAAAACGGCGAGCCAATGCCTACCAGGCTTACTATGAACACATGCCCCTACGTCAGTCTGCATTGCCCAAGGGACCAGATGCGCTGCTTTATCGGCGCTTGACTTTTGGTAATTTAGCTGAGTTCAATGTACTAGATACGAGGCAATATCGCACTAATCAACCTTGTGATGATGGACTTAAGCCTCAATGCCCCGGAGCTTTTGATCCCAATGCGACAATGACCGGCTCAAAACAAGAGCAGTGGCTACGAAAAGGGTTAGACCAGTCGCGATCGCGCTGGAATGTGATTGCTCAACAGGTGATGTTTGCCCAGTACAATTTCAATAGCAGTCCAGGCCCAGGTATCTTCAATATGGATCAGTGGGATGGCTACGTAGCTGCACGTAATCGGCTCCTGAGTTTTCTCAACCAGCGTCAACCTTCTAATCCTGTGGTAATTAGCGGAGACATCCATTCTAGTTGGGTACACGATCTGAAGCTTGACTTCAATAACCCAAGCTCACCAACTGTAGGCACTGAGTTTGTCGGAACTTCAATTACCTCTGACTTTCCGACTGCATTCATCGCTCCATCTCAAGCTGCTCTACCTAATAATCCTCATACTAAGTTCTTTAACGGTGCTTACCGGGGATACGTCCGCTGCAACCTGACTCCAAAACGCTGGCAAAGTGACTACCGCGTTGTCTCAAGCATTGTTGACTTAAATGCCTCTGTCAAAACCCTAGCTTCCTTTGTAGTCCAAAACGGACAACCAGGAGCGCATCTAAATTAAGCAAATCTCACTAATCAAACAAACCCCTCAGATTATATTTGGGGGGTTTCAATATAGGATGAAATCCGATTCGGATGCTATTGTGTCAGCATTTCTCTGGTGTTCGGATATAGATAGAAATTATATCTGAGTTACCAAAAGGATAATAGCCTTAAAAAATACGGAAAATACGGGAGATTATTGAGGAGATTACGCTATTTTAGGCAATAGCGATCGCCTGTTCAATTCTACACTGAATCAATTTTACTAAAGAGTTATTTTTGGCATTTCTTTGCAATACTTAACTAACTTCTAATTAAAAAAAGTGAACATAGATTAAAAATGATAACTAACACCATAAATTATTAAGTACTTCAGGCTAAATTGAGAGTATACTTAATAGTTGAAATCTAGTTAAAAGTTTAAGTAACTATGTGCAAATAAACTTAAACATTTGTTTAGTTTTTTATATATTACCATTTATTGGAGTATTAAATACTAAAAGGACAAAGTTTATTTGTGTCAACTTACTAACTAGGTTATCGAGCAAGGTGGTGAAAATCCGACCAAAGCCAAGTACTAACAGCGAAAAAAAGTAAACTTCACAAAAAATACGTAATATGATAAGAAGAATTTTGCTGGCTGTATCAGGATTGGGACACGCAGAAGAAATGCTCAAAACCCTGAAAGAAATCCCTTCAATTCAATCTGCAAAAGTCACAATT
This Nostoc sp. C052 DNA region includes the following protein-coding sequences:
- a CDS encoding glutamate-5-semialdehyde dehydrogenase; this translates as MTVEVLDDHPEPITSAQRAYQASLKLGITKGADRSRAVLAMAQALERSFDDILEANTLDLEASREMAVPELILDWLKLTPTRLEMTVDILQRLGELSDPLRRVRTADYQLGDSQSYTQLMPLGVIGFIYEAFPDLGAIAAGFCIKTGNSIILKGSTEASHSNAAIAEALQNAIAEVGLPSGCVELITAEHGASIRDLVTQDEYVNLVIPYGRSSLVQQVVRQSTCPVLKSAMGNCYLYWSPNSSLEMVRWMILDSHQSEPDQVNAIEKVLVHRQALPSSLAVLWNSLIEKGFEIKGDAELVQAFPQLQLVKEGEWGNPYLTRTVAFKLVDSLETAIAWINEHSSGHADSIVTESYQESRQFALGVNSASTYINTSPRFSRNPSRGDSVFLGMSNQKGHRRGFISLETLTTVKHIVQGNGRF
- a CDS encoding alkaline phosphatase, which produces MELMDGTRLLVNRCGRRNFLLGAGFLTGLTVASQLHPVLATPRFSGYPFSLGVASGDPLPDAVVIWTRLAPNPLSGGGMPLINVPVQWQVALDENMRQVVQRGTALATPELAHSVHVDVCGLNPNRWYWYQFKVGSEVSPIGRTRTAPASYSYTQQLNFAFVSCQDWQNGYYTAYRHLAEENLDLVVHLGDYIYEYGPLPGGPRQHNSPEIITLSDYRNRYALYRTDQSLQAAHAAFPWIVTWDDHEVDNNYANLSPEDNQTQEAFRKRRANAYQAYYEHMPLRQSALPKGPDALLYRRLTFGNLAEFNVLDTRQYRTNQPCDDGLKPQCPGAFDPNATMTGSKQEQWLRKGLDQSRSRWNVIAQQVMFAQYNFNSSPGPGIFNMDQWDGYVAARNRLLSFLNQRQPSNPVVISGDIHSSWVHDLKLDFNNPSSPTVGTEFVGTSITSDFPTAFIAPSQAALPNNPHTKFFNGAYRGYVRCNLTPKRWQSDYRVVSSIVDLNASVKTLASFVVQNGQPGAHLN